The DNA window AGTGTAACATGAACTGTACGAGCGAAATGATGTTAGGCACGATGCCTAACACTACCCAGATGCATTGGTCAATGTTGGATGATGGTCTATATGTTATATCATCTCTCTTCTAGATCTAGAGTTGTCTCCAAGACAACTTAACAACTTCTTTGTTAatccaaatatttaaatttactcAACAAATCTCTATACATTGACTTGAATACTCTAAGATGTCTGAGATGTATTAGTCTCCTTTTTTGAAACCTCGATAATGACATTATTTGCAAGACACAACATAAGTGTTGAATGTTCCTTCTCCTTCAGAATGATTATCTCATTGGTTGTTCCTATTTTTATCGGAAATTTCAGTGACCCCATAAGCCTTGTTGTTTTAGTAGAGCTTGTATTTTGATTTGTCATTCTATTCCTCCAAAATGGTCATCTTAGTGGTTGTTTCAGCTCCTACTAGAAACTTCAGCGACCCCCATAAGTATGTTGTTTTAATAGAGTTCGCATTTTGATCTTTTATTATGTTATTCCAAAATGACAATCTCAACGGTTATTTCTACTACTGACGACAACTAGAGCAAATCTACATTTTGATTTGCCACACAACTCCTCAAGAATGATCATCTCAACAGTTATTTCTACTCCTGTCAACAATTTCAGTGACCCTAGTCTTGTTGTTTTAGTAGAGTTCACATCTTGATCTGTCATTATGCTCCTCTAAAATGACCATCTCAACGGTTATTTCTGCTTTTGCTGACAACTTCAGCGGCCCCAATAGTTTCTCCCCATGAACTTGTCGATTTTAATTTTACTACAAAATAGTTTCGTCCTATGAACttgtcaattttaatttaactgcTGTTATATCAATTGAAAGACAAACAACCGAATTAACCTCGCTCTAATACTAGTTTGTTGTACAAATATTTGGGATCGTAAGATAGCAAATATTTTGGAGGTTTTGCCTCCACCAGCCGAGGTAGTTGTGGTTCTTGAAAGAGTAGCATTTTGTGATTTTGAGAAATGAGTACACTAAACTTCGTAACATAATTTATGAAGAATATTCATGGAAGTTAATGATAGTGAATCATCATTAAGAGAAAATGAGTTCAGTTGAGGACACTTTGACAAAGAAATACACTTTGCATCATTTGCATGGACTTTGACGGTGTGTGAGCAActataatattatgttaaatgAACTTATAGAGATATTAGAATTCATTATTGAAATCTTTTCCccaacaatttaaatataatattataatcgaAGTTATACAATGAACAATTTATCCATAAGAACTTGAGTATTAATATACAGTATACCTAGAAAAGAACTGTCCATAAGGAATTCCCTCATCTCAAGCTCTCTATTAAAAAATAGCTTACAAAACCATGAATGATCTTTACTCTATCACCTGAATAAAGTGACAGACTCTTCTGTAGTTCATTCCACCATCTAAACACCAAAATGAGaagcagtctgacaagccattTTTACAATTAGATCCAGCCCAAATCTGGATGAAAAATCTACTAATATCTCATCACTTAAGAATCAGTATCCCATTTATAACCATAATCAAGTCAAAATCCTCTTCAAATCTACGATAATAGGCTGGTCTCAGGTTCAATTTTCACTACGATGCCATCCAGCTACATCCATACTCTTTCTTTAACCTGTTTGCAGGCAAATTCTCCAACACCACTCTCTTATCTTCCCACAAACCTCTCTCAGCGTATATATTAGATAAAGACACATAAGATCCATGTCTTTCTGGATTTATCTCTATAATCTTTTTTGCACACTTTTCTCCCAATCGTGTCTCTCCATGAAATCTACACGCACTAAGCAATGCTTCCCAAACAAGAACATTCGAATCCAATCCCATCTCATCTATGAACATTTCAGCCTCAGACAACCTTCCAGCTCGACCCAACATATCAACAACACAAGACAAGTGTTCCCTCCTAGGTTTGATCTTATAAACGCTAATCATAGTGCTAAGAGCATAAATTCCTTCATCTACTTGACCTCCATGGCTACAAGCAcaaatacaagaaagaaatgtaaTTTCATCAGGATTTAATCCTTCCCTTGTAATTTCATCTAGAATTTCAAGAGCTTCTCTTCCTTTCCCATGATGAGCAAAAGCCGTGATCATAGTTGTACAAGAAACTCTGTCATGCTTACTCATTTCCTTATATACAAAACAAGCTTCGTCTAAACAGCCACATCTTGAATACATATCTATTAATGCATTATTAACCATAAGGTCAAATCTATACAATGACTTCACTATTCTAGCATGAATTTGACTCCCATGTTCCAAATTTACCAAATTCCCACATACTGGAAGGATACTTACGAAACTGAAATTATTCTCTTTCATTCCTAACCTTAGCATGTCTAGATAGTACCTTATAGCTTCCGTATTCAGTCCGTTTTGCATTAGGCCTGAAATGATAGCTGTCCATGAGATAATGTTAGCAGCCATTGTTTCCTCAAATACACTTCTGGCTGAAGCCATTCCTGTTTCACATTTTGAATACATAGATATAAGGGAATTAGTGACAGATGTTTCGTGAGATAAACCGGTTTTCATAGCACAACAATGTAGCATCTTCCCATTATCGATATCAGTTGGTCCTAAGAACATCTTAATCACACTTGTTAATGTGAACTCGTCAAACTCAATATTTTCATGGAGCATACGACTGAAGATTCTCAGACTGTGTTCCTTATCGTTATTTCGAACACAACTGTCAATCATTATGTTCCACGAGATCAGATCCAAATGAGAAATCTCAGTAAAAGCTTTTGCAGAATCAACCAATTTCATTTGATTAGCATAACCATTCACTAAGGAGCTTCCTACATACTCATTGAAATTCAACCCATACCGAATAGCCTGAGCATGAAAAATATCCATCATACATTTTTCTGGTAAACCATCACAAACTCCAATTATCCCAGATAAAGTTATATGATTGGGCTTAAGATCATCctcttttaatttcttataaagtGATAAAGCTTGAAGAAAGTAACTATGACGAGCATAAGCTGAAATCATGGTATTGAAGGAGACAATATTCCTTGTAGGCATTTCGTCAAACAAGTGGCAGGCAGTATGAAACTGCTCACATTTAATATACAAAGAGAGTAACTTGTTCCAGAGCGTGATAAACCCACATGAATGTAGCTTTAGCATGTAAGAATGAATCAACAAACCGGTCCGAAGATCTCTTTTATCAACGCATCGCATGATAGCATTGTCTATCTGGTGTGGCTCAAGATTAAGGTTGTAACCGAGGCTTGGCTGATAATTCGCGTTTTTCACGGCTTCATTGGATAAAATGGTAACTGAAATAGCTTGGTTAGGTTTGCAGAGCTTCGCCAAAGTCCTCTGCATTCTATGGAAGAAGCGTGGAACATGAAAGCTGTCTTCTTTACCACTCTTTATGTTGTATGATTCTCTTTCATTCCATAACTCTTACAGTGATTAGCAAGACCGCTCCAAACTATGAATACTTGAAGGGAGGAAAGTCGTTGAATGAGTTCAGTCTTCTCCACACCTATTTCTTTCTCTTCCCAGAAAATCGTCAAATCTCTCTTTATTAACTattgtattttttcttatttattttattttattttgtataaagagttaattttgatttaattcaaataaataaagatttatataaaaaaattataaacaatataaaacaacatttataaaattaaaacatcttgattatgaatttattaattgatattttgaatattattattattctatttaaaacTAACTAGAGAAACTAAATTtcgaaaataaagaaataaataaaaatatgaaaataaagtcttgaataataatataagtaaaaataggAGCacgtaattttaattaattattaaaagtcatGTATCTTCCTTAACATTCACCGCAAACGAAACGGTGAAACGCACACCGTGAGTTTGTCCCAAAAAAGTGTAAATTTGTGTGATGAAAGATCTTTTGTGAGAGTATCTGCAATTTGGTCTTAGTaggaatatattttatttgaaacaatTTATTTGCAACTCGTTTACAAACAAAATGAATATCAATTTCTATATGTTTTGTGCGAAAATAAAACATTAggttaatatataaaaacacaacacccatattatcacaccatagaGTAGGAGAAGTTAGAAAACTAATTCTCAATTCACTAAAT is part of the Impatiens glandulifera chromosome 1, dImpGla2.1, whole genome shotgun sequence genome and encodes:
- the LOC124934235 gene encoding pentatricopeptide repeat-containing protein At2g03880, mitochondrial-like, which gives rise to MQRTLAKLCKPNQAISVTILSNEAVKNANYQPSLGYNLNLEPHQIDNAIMRCVDKRDLRTGLLIHSYMLKLHSCGFITLWNKLLSLYIKCEQFHTACHLFDEMPTRNIVSFNTMISAYARHSYFLQALSLYKKLKEDDLKPNHITLSGIIGVCDGLPEKCMMDIFHAQAIRYGLNFNEYVGSSLVNGYANQMKLVDSAKAFTEISHLDLISWNIMIDSCVRNNDKEHSLRIFSRMLHENIEFDEFTLTSVIKMFLGPTDIDNGKMLHCCAMKTGLSHETSVTNSLISMYSKCETGMASARSVFEETMAANIISWTAIISGLMQNGLNTEAISHGGQVDEGIYALSTMISVYKIKPRREHLSCVVDMLGRAGRLSEAEMFIDEMGLDSNVLVWEALLSACRFHGETRLGEKCAKKIIEINPERHGSYVSLSNIYAERGLWEDKRVVLENLPANRLKKEYGCSWMAS